A region from the Kribbella shirazensis genome encodes:
- a CDS encoding bifunctional GNAT family N-acetyltransferase/acetate--CoA ligase family protein, translated as MKAIEHPVSPPDAGWDVLASDGSVVRIRPVREDDEPALEAMNQRVSDESMYLRFFGIRRSMADEYAHHLAADHDNHVAVVAEYGDDVVGIASYETLRAGEAEMAFLLQDSVHGKGIGTLLLEQLAAVARENGIERLRADTLVENAKMLRVLADSGFEQVRRLDSGVVELVLDTAYHSSTLEKMADRERAAENRSLQRLFSPRTVAVIGAGRQPGGIGHELLHNIVRGGFTGEVYAVNPHAGQVAEVPAYPSVSAVPSVVDLAVIAVPAEQVLDVLTECGKAGVGGAVVLTSGFSELGTTGRELQRELLAIARRHSIRLIGPNCLGLVNTAPDVRLNATFAEVAPTPGALAIAAQSGAVGIAVLEHAGRTGLGISEFVSLGNKVDVSGNDVLLHWWGDARTAVIGLYLESFGNPRKFGGLARMIGRTKPILVVKGGRSVGGRRAGVSHTAAAATPETAVDALFAQSGVLRMDTVEELVETARVLAVPPLPRGRRVAVVGNAGGAGILAADAAGRLGLELPELSTDVQEQLAAVGAVGTGNPVDLGAAASPRSLAQALQLLVGCGQVDSVVVNYAATRAGNVVEIYRAIAEAGDASGLPIVVNCVGARHAAPEIELADGRRLPVFPFPESAVRALAHAVRYAEWRARPQGVVPELARVDAAGARGVVQRFFRESPEGGWLDPTRVSQLLRRAGISVIPVATAFSRAEAIAAADSAGYPVALKTAAPGVLHKTDIGGVRVGLVNAVQLGQAYEEVTSAAGNPQVLVQAMAPRGTELAIGVVRDRLFGPLLMAGSGGVLTDVLADRQWRGLPLTDLDALDMLHSLRCAPVLAGYRGAKAADEEAVLSTVHRIAWLANLVPELAELDINPLVAAPSGAFAVDVRMRLTPAAPEPDWYARHLRSDRS; from the coding sequence ATGAAGGCGATCGAACACCCGGTATCACCGCCGGACGCAGGGTGGGACGTGCTGGCGTCGGACGGGTCGGTGGTACGGATCCGGCCGGTGCGCGAGGACGACGAGCCGGCGCTCGAGGCGATGAACCAGCGCGTGTCCGACGAGTCGATGTACCTGCGCTTCTTCGGCATCCGCCGGAGTATGGCCGACGAGTACGCGCACCATCTGGCGGCAGATCACGACAATCACGTCGCTGTGGTGGCGGAGTACGGCGACGACGTGGTCGGGATCGCGAGCTACGAGACACTGCGCGCGGGTGAGGCCGAGATGGCGTTCCTGCTGCAGGACTCGGTACACGGCAAGGGGATCGGAACGCTGCTGCTGGAGCAGTTGGCCGCCGTCGCGCGCGAGAACGGCATCGAGCGACTGCGCGCGGACACGCTGGTCGAGAACGCCAAGATGCTCCGGGTGCTGGCCGATTCGGGATTCGAACAGGTCCGCCGCCTCGACAGCGGCGTGGTCGAACTCGTCCTCGACACGGCGTACCACTCGTCGACCCTGGAGAAGATGGCGGATCGCGAGCGAGCGGCGGAGAACCGTTCGCTGCAACGCCTGTTCTCGCCCCGGACGGTCGCGGTGATCGGAGCCGGCAGGCAGCCTGGTGGGATCGGGCACGAGCTCCTGCACAACATCGTCAGGGGTGGCTTCACCGGTGAGGTCTACGCCGTGAATCCGCACGCCGGCCAGGTCGCGGAGGTACCGGCGTACCCGTCCGTCTCGGCTGTGCCGTCCGTGGTGGATCTCGCGGTCATCGCCGTTCCCGCGGAGCAGGTGCTGGATGTCCTGACGGAGTGCGGCAAGGCCGGAGTCGGGGGTGCCGTCGTGCTGACGTCAGGCTTCTCCGAGCTTGGCACTACGGGCCGCGAGCTGCAGCGCGAGCTGCTGGCGATCGCCCGCCGGCACAGCATCCGGTTGATCGGCCCGAACTGCCTCGGCCTGGTGAACACGGCACCGGACGTGCGCCTGAACGCGACGTTCGCCGAGGTCGCCCCGACGCCTGGAGCGCTCGCGATCGCGGCGCAGTCCGGTGCGGTCGGGATCGCGGTGCTGGAGCATGCCGGCCGCACCGGTCTGGGGATCTCCGAGTTCGTATCGCTCGGCAACAAGGTCGATGTCAGCGGCAACGACGTCCTGCTGCACTGGTGGGGCGACGCGCGCACCGCGGTGATCGGCTTGTACCTGGAGTCGTTCGGGAACCCGCGGAAGTTCGGCGGCCTGGCCCGGATGATCGGCCGGACGAAGCCGATCCTGGTCGTGAAGGGTGGCCGTTCGGTCGGCGGGCGCCGGGCCGGGGTCTCGCACACGGCCGCCGCGGCGACTCCCGAGACCGCTGTCGACGCGCTGTTCGCGCAGTCCGGCGTACTGCGGATGGATACCGTCGAGGAACTGGTGGAAACCGCGCGGGTGCTCGCCGTGCCGCCGCTGCCGCGTGGTCGCCGGGTGGCGGTCGTCGGCAACGCGGGCGGGGCTGGGATCCTGGCGGCCGATGCGGCGGGACGGCTCGGTCTCGAGCTGCCGGAGCTGAGCACAGACGTGCAGGAACAGCTCGCTGCGGTTGGCGCGGTGGGTACCGGTAATCCCGTCGACCTCGGCGCGGCGGCGTCGCCGCGGAGCCTGGCACAGGCCCTGCAACTGCTGGTCGGTTGCGGGCAGGTCGACAGCGTCGTCGTGAACTACGCCGCAACGCGGGCCGGTAACGTCGTCGAGATCTATCGCGCGATCGCCGAGGCCGGCGACGCGTCCGGCCTGCCGATCGTCGTGAACTGTGTCGGGGCTCGGCACGCCGCGCCGGAGATCGAACTGGCGGACGGACGGCGGTTGCCGGTGTTCCCGTTCCCGGAGAGTGCGGTCCGGGCATTGGCGCACGCTGTTCGGTACGCCGAGTGGCGTGCGCGGCCGCAGGGCGTCGTACCGGAGCTCGCTCGGGTCGACGCGGCCGGAGCCCGTGGAGTGGTCCAACGGTTCTTCCGGGAGTCGCCCGAGGGCGGGTGGCTGGACCCGACGCGAGTCTCCCAGCTGCTGCGGCGCGCCGGGATCTCCGTGATTCCGGTGGCGACAGCGTTCTCCCGTGCGGAGGCGATCGCGGCGGCGGACTCGGCCGGTTATCCGGTCGCGTTGAAGACCGCCGCGCCGGGAGTACTGCACAAGACCGACATCGGCGGCGTGCGTGTCGGGTTGGTGAACGCGGTCCAGCTCGGTCAGGCATACGAGGAGGTCACGTCGGCGGCCGGGAATCCGCAGGTGCTGGTTCAGGCCATGGCGCCCAGGGGGACCGAGCTGGCGATCGGTGTGGTGCGGGACCGGTTGTTCGGCCCACTGCTGATGGCCGGTAGCGGTGGCGTGCTCACCGACGTACTCGCCGATCGGCAGTGGCGCGGGCTGCCGCTGACTGATCTGGACGCGCTCGACATGCTGCACTCTCTGCGGTGCGCGCCCGTGCTGGCGGGCTACCGCGGCGCGAAAGCAGCTGACGAAGAGGCGGTGCTGAGCACCGTCCATCGGATCGCGTGGTTGGCGAACCTGGTGCCCGAGCTCGCCGAGCTGGACATCAACCCACTGGTGGCCGCGCCGTCCGGCGCCTTCGCTGTCGACGTACGAATGCGCCTCACCCCGGCCGCGCCCGAGCCCGACTGGTACGCCCGCCACCTCCGCAGCGACAGGTCCTGA
- a CDS encoding MBL fold metallo-hydrolase RNA specificity domain-containing protein, with translation MSALTFLGAAGTVTGSKFLVERGQQRILLDCGMFQGEARWRRRNWDSFPVDPASLDAVVLTHAHLDHCGYLPSLVRQGFRGPVICTPGTADVAEIVLRDAAHLQMEDAQHARAGDYSRHDPPQPLFDTEDAERAIRLFQPATGRVELDGTTVTLHRAGHILGSAFAELELAGESLLVSGDLGRQHHPLLRPPEDPPAVDTVLVEATYGDRQHQPLDRAQLGRLISTTAARGGVTLMPAFAIDRTAVLLHELAGLMRDGLIPHLPVFVNSPMALAALNVYRAAVTNKSPELRPELLGGPDPFDPGTLRLVHSVEESMRISDPGRPAVVISASGMATGGRVLYHLERLLPGKRNTVILPGFQVPGTRGRALLDGARSVKIHGRYIPVRAQVVGQPEFSAHADSDELITWLSAAPSPPETVYVVHGEDHARAALANRIRDELDWTAVTPTHLERVRL, from the coding sequence ATGAGCGCTCTCACCTTCCTTGGCGCAGCCGGAACGGTGACCGGCAGCAAGTTCCTGGTGGAGCGCGGCCAACAGCGGATCCTGCTCGATTGTGGAATGTTCCAAGGCGAGGCCCGGTGGCGCCGCCGCAACTGGGATTCGTTCCCGGTCGACCCGGCGTCGCTGGACGCCGTCGTCCTCACCCATGCGCACCTCGACCACTGCGGCTACCTGCCCAGCCTCGTGCGGCAAGGCTTTCGCGGCCCGGTGATCTGTACCCCTGGTACGGCGGACGTCGCCGAGATCGTGCTCCGCGACGCCGCGCACCTGCAGATGGAGGACGCCCAGCACGCCCGCGCCGGTGACTACTCCCGGCACGATCCCCCGCAACCGCTCTTCGACACCGAGGACGCCGAACGGGCGATCCGGCTCTTCCAACCGGCCACCGGCCGCGTCGAACTCGACGGCACCACCGTGACGCTGCACCGCGCCGGTCATATCCTCGGCTCGGCCTTCGCGGAACTCGAGCTCGCCGGCGAGAGTCTTCTGGTCAGCGGCGATCTCGGCCGGCAACACCATCCCCTGCTCCGCCCGCCAGAGGACCCGCCGGCCGTCGACACGGTCCTGGTCGAGGCGACGTACGGCGACCGTCAGCATCAGCCGCTCGACCGTGCGCAGCTCGGCCGGCTGATCAGTACGACCGCCGCCAGGGGCGGAGTGACCCTGATGCCGGCGTTCGCGATCGACCGCACGGCTGTCCTGCTGCACGAGCTCGCCGGCCTGATGCGGGACGGCCTCATCCCCCACTTGCCAGTCTTCGTGAACAGCCCCATGGCACTGGCAGCGTTGAACGTCTACCGGGCGGCCGTCACGAACAAGTCGCCAGAGCTCCGTCCGGAGCTCCTCGGCGGACCGGATCCGTTCGACCCCGGCACCCTGCGACTGGTCCACTCCGTCGAGGAATCCATGCGGATCAGCGATCCCGGCCGGCCGGCCGTCGTGATCTCGGCATCCGGCATGGCAACCGGCGGGCGCGTCCTCTACCACCTGGAGCGGCTCCTGCCAGGCAAGCGCAACACAGTGATCCTCCCCGGCTTCCAGGTCCCCGGCACGCGCGGCCGCGCCCTGTTGGACGGCGCCCGCTCGGTCAAGATCCACGGCCGCTACATACCGGTCCGCGCCCAGGTCGTCGGTCAGCCGGAGTTCTCGGCCCACGCCGACTCCGACGAGCTGATCACGTGGCTCTCGGCGGCGCCGAGCCCGCCGGAGACCGTGTACGTCGTCCACGGCGAGGACCACGCCCGCGCAGCACTGGCAAACCGTATCCGCGACGAACTCGACTGGACGGCTGTCACACCGACCCACCTCGAACGCGTCCGGCTCTGA